ACGCGTTCGTTCTTAATATCTTCAGGAATCTGATCATCCATTCTTGCCGCCGGAGTGCCTGTCCGTTTTGAATATGGAAAGACATGAAGTTCTGAAAATTTATGATCACGGATGAAATTGTACGTTTCCATAAATTCTTTTTCTGTTTCGCCTGGAAACCCAACAATAACATCTGATGTGATAGCCAGGCCTGGCAAAGCTTTTTTAAGCTTCGTGATCCGTTCTGCAAACAGTTCCATCGTATATTTTCTTCGCATTCTTTGCAGCACAGTATTAGAGCCTGACTGCAGTGGAATATGAAGGTGAGGGACGATCTTATCGGACCGATCCATTACTTCAATAACCTCATCAGTAATCTGGCTAGCTTCAATGGATGATATTCGAAGACGCTTCAATCCATCCACTTTTTCATCCAATTCAGAAAGAAGCATGGCAAAATTATAGTCCTTTAGATCTTCTCCATAGCCGGCAGTATGAATGCCTGTCAGGACGATTTCTTTATATCCTGCATCAACAAGCTGCTGCGCCTGATGGACGACTTCCTTTGAATCCCGGGAACGCAGAAGGCCACGAGCCCATGGAATAATGCAGAACGTACAGAAATTGTTGCACCCTTCCTGGATCTTGAGTGACGCACGGGTACGGTCAGTAAAGGACGGAACATCAAGCTCCTCATAGACGCGTGCTTTCATTATGTTGCTGACCCCGTTTATCGGAAGACGTTCTTCTTTATATTGAGCAATATACTGAAGCATTTTAGATCGATCCTGTGTTCCTACAACAATATCCACTCCAGGAATCGCCATAATTTCTGCAGGCGAAGTCTGGGCATAGCACCCTGTAACACAGATCACGGCGTCGGGATTTTTTCGGATCGCACGGCGGATGACCTGCCTGCTTTTTTTATCGCCTGTATTCGTAACAGTACATGTATTGATTACATAAACGTCAGCTGCCTGCTCGAACTCCTTGCGTTCGTAGCCATCACCTTGAAACAGCTGCCAGATCGCTTCTGTTTCATAATGGTTTACTTTACAGCCTAATGTATGAAAAGCCACTGATGGCATTTCAATCACCTCATTAATTCAAAATGGTAAGAAATTGCGGAAAGTATATAAGAGCTTGCCGTTTCCGTACGGAGTATCCTTGGTCCCAGCCCGCATGGGATAAAGCCGGCTTCTTTTAATTCATCAACTTCCTGCTCGCTCAAACCGCCCTCTGGACCGATGGCACACAGGATAGAAGCACCTGGAGCCATTTGGTTAAAAAGCTCAGAAAGACGCTTGGTCTCCCCTTTTTTAGCCTCTTCTTCATAGGCAACGATCTTATAGTCAAATTCCGCGGCTTGTTTTAATAAAGACTTAAAAGAAACAGGAGATAAAACATCTGGTATACGGCTTCGATGCGATTGCTCTGCAGCTTCTTTTGCAATCTTCTCCAGCCGCTGTGTTTTTTTCTGCCCTTTCTTTTCATCCCATTTAACAATACACCTCGAAGAAGAAAAAGGCAAAAAGGCCTTAGCACCCAGTTCTGTGCCTTTTTGGACGATGGTTTCAAGTTTGTCCCCTTTTGGAATTCCCTGGGCAATGGTAACCCGGATTGGACTCTCTTTACTCTCCTGAATGGACTCTATAATGCTGGTCTTTACGGTATCACGATCGATTTCCGTTATTTCGCAAAGCGCTACTCTGCCTTGATTATCAGAACAGATGACTTGGTCGCCGATTTCCATTCTCATCACCTTAGCAATATGGTTAGCGTCGTCTCCGATAATGGTCACGGAGGAATCATTCATCTCTGCAGATGAGACAAAGTATCTCTGCATAGGTTAAACCTCTTTCGCAAATGGCCCATCATTTCGTGCAATGATGGCTACCCAGTCTTCCATCTCTAAAATTTCAACAATTGAAAAACCGCAGCGTTTCAATTCTTCCTTCACATCATTCTTTTTCCCTTGAATGATGCCTGATGTAATAAATAAACCGCCTTTTTTAAGTACCCTTGCGGCATCTGGGACAAATCGCAAAATAATTTCCGCGAGCAGATTTCCTGCAATTAAATCAACAGGACCTTCAATTCCGTTCAACAGATTATTTTGTTTTACAGTAACAGAATCGGCTACTTTATTTAATTTTACATTAAGCCTGGCACTCGCAACTGCTACATCATCCAGATCATATGCCTGGACATGCTTTGCTCCCAAGTGGGCCGCAGCGATACTTAAAACCCCGGATCCTGTTCCAACATCAATGACTTCATCGTCTTTTTGCAGGTATTTCTCGATCGCCTGCAGACACATGACAGTCGTTGGATGGGTTCCGGTACCAAATGCCATCCCCGGATCTAGTTCGATGATGACTTCATCAGAGCTAACAGGCTTATAGTCTTCCCATGTCGGCGTAATGGTTATTTTTTCAGAGATCTTAACGGGCTTGTAATATTTCTTCCAAGCCGTTGCCCATTCCTCTTCATTTACTTCACTGATCGTAACCTTATTATGTCCAAGGTCAATATCATAGGTCATGAGATTATTGATAGCTACTTTAATCTCATCAACCGTTTCTCCGAGAAAGCTGGTCACAGGCAGATAGGCCTTAACAATAACTCCCTCATCAGGATAATCATTAGGATCGAGTTGATAGATTTCCCCATAAACGGATGCTCTCTCTTTAACTAAATCTTCCGGGTCCTCAATTACGACTCCGCTTGCACCTGCTTCGTGTAGAATGTTTGAGATTGGTTCAATCGCTTCCTGGGTAGTGTGAATGCTAATTTCTGACCATTTCAATTCTATCAACTCCATTCCTATGATCCTTTACTCGCCTTTAAAGGCTCTTTTCACTTTATCAAAAAATGATTCTTCATGTTCATCAGGCACATCGCCCCCGATTTCAGCAAAATCACGGAGCAGCTGTTTCTGTTTCTCAGATAATTTCGTAGGAGTCAAAACTTTTACCTGGATATGCTGGTCACCCTGGCCTCTTCCCCTTACGTTTTGAACTCCTTTGCCTCTTAGGCGGAAATGAGTTCCGGTCTGCGTTCCTGCTGGAATCTTAAGCTTGATCCGGCCATGCAGGGTAGGGACTTCAATTTCGTCACCTAAT
This genomic stretch from Fictibacillus marinisediminis harbors:
- the mtaB gene encoding tRNA (N(6)-L-threonylcarbamoyladenosine(37)-C(2))-methylthiotransferase MtaB — its product is MPSVAFHTLGCKVNHYETEAIWQLFQGDGYERKEFEQAADVYVINTCTVTNTGDKKSRQVIRRAIRKNPDAVICVTGCYAQTSPAEIMAIPGVDIVVGTQDRSKMLQYIAQYKEERLPINGVSNIMKARVYEELDVPSFTDRTRASLKIQEGCNNFCTFCIIPWARGLLRSRDSKEVVHQAQQLVDAGYKEIVLTGIHTAGYGEDLKDYNFAMLLSELDEKVDGLKRLRISSIEASQITDEVIEVMDRSDKIVPHLHIPLQSGSNTVLQRMRRKYTMELFAERITKLKKALPGLAITSDVIVGFPGETEKEFMETYNFIRDHKFSELHVFPYSKRTGTPAARMDDQIPEDIKNERVHRLIELSDQLAKEYASGYEGEVVEVIPEEAYKEEAGTGLYVGYTPNYLKVRFPANEEMIGKQVLVKIERAGYPYSDGQFVKVIEDQSSKQIVNL
- a CDS encoding 16S rRNA (uracil(1498)-N(3))-methyltransferase, producing MQRYFVSSAEMNDSSVTIIGDDANHIAKVMRMEIGDQVICSDNQGRVALCEITEIDRDTVKTSIIESIQESKESPIRVTIAQGIPKGDKLETIVQKGTELGAKAFLPFSSSRCIVKWDEKKGQKKTQRLEKIAKEAAEQSHRSRIPDVLSPVSFKSLLKQAAEFDYKIVAYEEEAKKGETKRLSELFNQMAPGASILCAIGPEGGLSEQEVDELKEAGFIPCGLGPRILRTETASSYILSAISYHFELMR
- the prmA gene encoding 50S ribosomal protein L11 methyltransferase, whose protein sequence is MKWSEISIHTTQEAIEPISNILHEAGASGVVIEDPEDLVKERASVYGEIYQLDPNDYPDEGVIVKAYLPVTSFLGETVDEIKVAINNLMTYDIDLGHNKVTISEVNEEEWATAWKKYYKPVKISEKITITPTWEDYKPVSSDEVIIELDPGMAFGTGTHPTTVMCLQAIEKYLQKDDEVIDVGTGSGVLSIAAAHLGAKHVQAYDLDDVAVASARLNVKLNKVADSVTVKQNNLLNGIEGPVDLIAGNLLAEIILRFVPDAARVLKKGGLFITSGIIQGKKNDVKEELKRCGFSIVEILEMEDWVAIIARNDGPFAKEV